Genomic window (Granulicella arctica):
CGCAATGGCGGCTGCCGGACACTAGGTCGAGCATACGAAGAGGTTTGAACAGGAGGCCGCCGACTGCCGGCGGCTTTCCTTTGGTCGCCTCTGCCCTATGATTGAAGCTGGGCCACAAGAGTACGACCCTTGGAGCAAGTTTTGACGAAGAAGTTACGAGGTTTTGGTGGGGCTGCTGTGCTGGCTCTGCTGGTTATGTCTGCCGCGAGTGCGATGGGGCAGGCTGTGTTGAATCCGCTCTATTCCGATGCTGGGGCCGCTGCGAAGCCAATTGAGTTTGGTGCGATTGTGCAGGGCGGCAACGGGCTCACGGAGAATCGTGAGAGCTTCCACTTCATGAGCGCCGGCGTTCATGCGGGCAAGGTGCTGACGCCGAACTTCGGGCCGGGCCTTCTGCATGGGAACTTCGAGTATGCGATGGAGTTGTACCCCTTCTGGCAGTCGTACACGCCCAGGTTTCAGCGAGCGAAGTGCGTTGCCGGTGTGGCGCAAGGGAGCACAGTCTGCGGACCTCTCTACACGGTTGGAGGAACTTACAGCGGCGTGACGGTGACGCCTATTATCTTGCGTTGGAACTTTTCGGGTACGCGGCGCATGGCTTATTGGGCGCAGGCTGCGGGTGGGGTGCTGTGGACGAACCATAAGTATCCTGCGTTTGGTTCGCCCGATCTGAACCTTGGCAACGATGGGCCGAATACTGAGGCGAGTGTATGGAACTTTACGCCGCAGGGTGGTGTTGGAATGCACTATTTCGTGAAGCCGCGACGGTCGATCGATTTCGGAGCGAATGCGGTTCATATTTCAAGCGCCTCGCTGGGCGACAAGAATCCGGGTGTGAATGCGAGTGTGCAGTTCACGCTTGGATATAGCTGGTGGAAGTAACGAATCCTTTGTAGGATTCTCCTGCCATGAAGCCTGATTCCATTATCGAATGCGTGCCGAACTTCTCTGAAGGAACGGACCGCGGGGTTGTGAGCCGCATTGTGGCGTCGATGCAGGTGGAGCACGTCCACCTGTTGGACTGGTCGCTCGATGCGGCGCACAACCGGTCGGTCGTCACGCTGGCAGGGCCTCCGGAGGCGGTGGTTGAGGCGGCGGTGCGGGCTGTTGGTGTGGCTTCCAAGCTGATCGATCTGACGCAGCAGAGTGGCGTGCATCCCCGGATTGGCGCGGCGGACGTAGTGCCATTTGTGCCGGTGAGTGGCTTGTCGCTGGCGGAGTGCGCGATGCTGGCGCGGCAGGCAGGGCTGCAGATCTGGCGGCGGTATGGTGTGCCGGTGTACTTCTATGGTGCGGCGGCGGCACGTCCGGATCGCGTGCTGCTGGAGGACGTGCGGCGTGGACAGTTCGAGGGACTGCGCGAGGCTTCGCAGAAGGACGCTTCGCGACGGCCCGATATCGGTGGGCCGGAGTTACATGCGACTGCTGGGGCGAGTGCGGTTGGAGCGCGTAGTTTTCTGATTGCTTACAACATCTATCTCGATGACGCGGATATCTCGGTGGCGCGGGCGATTGCGCGGGAGATTCGTGCGGCGAACGGTGGATTGCATGGCGTGAAGGCGATCGGGGTGATCTGTGAGGGACGAGCGCAGGTTTCGATGAATATTACGGATTTCCGGATGACTCCTATGCGGGTGGTGCACGCGAAGGTGCAGGAGTTGGCGCATCTGAACGGCACGCGGACGGCGGAAGGTGAGCTGATCGGGCTGATTCCGCAGGATGCGTTTGATCCGGATGCGGCATGGGTGAAGGAGATTCCGGGCTTTCACGCCGAGGCGAAGGTGCTGGAGCAGAAGTTGCATCAGCCGATGGACTGGCCGGTGGCTTAGCTTTTGGGGTTATTCTGGTGGTGGGGATCTGATTTGAGCATGAGACGAGTTGCGGCTTCGCTTCTGGCTGTTCTGCTATTTTGCGGAACGTCATGGGCGGCGGTGTGCGATCTGTCATGTCAGTTCAACTCCATGAAGACGGTGTGCGCCGATGCCTCGATGGATCAGGGTGCGATGCCGATGGCTTGCGACCACTGCCAGGGAAATGATGAGCTGCGTGGTTCGTTGCAGGTTGCATCCTCTGCGTGTGCTCCGATGCAATGCGGCCATGCCGTGGTCGCGAGTGAGCGGGCGAGTGACGAGGCGTTCACGCTGCTGGCAAGCCCGGTGGCGATGGTGGCCGATCAAATCACTGTGGCGATACCGGAACTCGAATCAGAGCCATATCGGCAGATTCGACCTCCTGGTGATGGCTCCGCGTTCTATCCATTGTTTGTCTCGCTTCGCGTCTAGATCACATCTCTTCAGCTTGCTGGATGCTGGCTTGTGCCCTTGAAGGGCGCGGCTGGTCCGCTGTTTCTCCAAGCTGCCGAATGTGATCGGCTGGAAGTCAGGGTTTACGTTGCGAAATTTTGTAGTGGGTCTTGTGGTTTTAAGTGCGCTGGGTGCTGGCGCTCAACAGCCTGCGTCGATGCCGGGTATGCCGATGCCGGGCATGCCAATGGAGGATTCGGCTCCTGCTAAAACGGCCGCACCCTCCGCCATGCCGATGGATATGCCGGGCATGAAGACGGGTCCGATGCCGATGGATGGCGGGTTGAAGGAGTTGATGGACCAGATGAATCCGCAGACGTTTCTGCAGGAGATTCAGCATCACGGGTCTTCTGGGACGAGTGCGGAGCCGAACTCGACGCCGGTGCCGATGCTGATGGAGATGAAGGGGCCGTGGATGCTGATGTTTCATGCGAATGCATTTGTGGTGAACACCCAGCAGACGAGCGCGCGCGGAGCTGATGGCTTCTTCTCGACTAACTGGATGATGCCGATGGCGGAGCGCCAGCTTGGACCTGGTCAGTTTACTGTGCGTGCGATGTTTTCGCTGGAGCCGGCGACGATTACGGGGCGGCGCTATCCACTGCTGTTTCAACAGGGAGAGACGGCGTTTGGAGTGCCGATCACCGACGGTCAGCATCCGCACGACTTTTTTATGGAATTGGCGGCGCTGTATGACTGGAAGCTCGGACCGAAGACGCTGCTGTCGTTCTATGCGGCGCCGATTGGTGATCCTTCGATTGGACCTACGGCTTATCCGCATCGGGCGTCTGCGTTTGAAAACCCAGTGGGGACGCTGGGACACCACCAGGAGGACTCGACCCATATTGCTGGAGATGTGGTGACGGTGGGGCTGACACAGGGGATGGTGCGGCTGGAGGCGAGTGGCTTTCATGGGCGAGAGCCAAACGAGCATCGTTGGGAGATTCAGCAAGGCGCGATCGACTCGTGGTCGACGCGGCTCACGGTGCAGCCGGGTAAGGACTGGAGCGGGCAGTACTCGTATGCGCGGCTGAAGAGTCCGGAGCAGTTGTTTCCAAACGAGGATCAGGAGCGGATGACGGCTTCGGTGATGTACAACCGACCGTTTCGAGGAGGGAACTGGGCGAGTACGGCGCTGTGGGGGCGAACGCGGTCGTTGCAGGATGGCGGGAAGGAGAACAGCTACCTGCTGGAGTCGACGGTGCGGTTTGCGGAGCGAAACCATGTGTGGACGCGGATTGAGAATGCTGGGCGGTCGAATGAGTTGCTGAATGGTGAGCAGGCGTTGCCGGGTGGATTTGAGGAGATGCCGCTGACGCATGTGCAGGCGTATACGTTTGGGTACGACCGGGATATAGACTTGGTGCCACATCTGGCGTCGGCGATTGGAGCGCAGGTGACGACGTATGGGGTCGGCAAGCCGCTGCAGGGGATTTATGGAACTGATCCCGTGGGGGTGACGATGTTTGTCAGGCTTCGGCCGTTTTCGGGCAAAGATCGCTAGGGATGCGTCGATAAAGAGCTGAGTGGGTGCATCTGCTTCGAGGCGAAGATCGTTGTAGATACAGGAGATGCGGCGGGGGTGAACAACCTTCCGCCGGTCTACCCGTCAAACGAAGCAGGCAATTCACTTGCTTCTCACCCTGTTTCACGGAAGAATAGAAGGGTTATGCCCCGCCCTGAACAGGCCGGTGGCCCTATGGAGTTTATCGTGCGTATCTTTACCCGGCAGAATTTGATCCTTGCGGCGCTTGCGCTTGTACCTTCGATGGCCTTTGCTGCGCAGTTGAGCAGTGACGGCAGGTCGGCTATCCCGCATGATGTACAGCAGTTGATTGTGGTGGACTACCGCGCGATGCAGAACTCATCGGCGGCGATGAGCCTGAAGGACCGTGTGCTGCCGCCGGAGCTGAAGCGACTGGAGACGGCGCTCAAGAATTCTGGCATGAAGGTGGACCAGGATGCGGACGTGTTGGCGTTTGCGGCGTTCCGGGTGAGCGACGGGGCGAAGGCGGACGGGGGCACGCGGACGGTTGGGATTGCGCAGGGGCAGTTTCAGACGCGGGCCATCCTGGCGAACTTTGCGAAGAACAAGGTGAAGCCGGTGATCCTGCGAAATAACAGCATCTATCCGATGGCTTCGGGTAGCGTGGTTTCCTTCCTGAACCAGACAACGATGGTGTTTGGCGACCGTGATTCGGTGAAGGCAGCGCTTGACGCGCGGGACGGCATGATTCCGAACTTTCTGACGGATACGGACATGGTGAACGAGATGGCGACGGTGGATACGCGCGCTGTCTGGAGCCTGCTTGACCAGAAGGGCACGCAGACGATGATGAAAGGCGCGCTCGGCGAGGCAGCCCAGTTGGCGGACTACGACACGATCAAGAACCGCTTCAAGAGCTCGCGCTACACGATGGACTTCCAGAATGGTGTGCGGTTTGAGATGGCGGTAGTGATGTCCGATACGGTGACGGCGGCGACCGTGGCGACTTTGATGCAGGGTGCGGCGCTGTTGAAGAAGAGCACGGGTACTCCGCTTGAGAAGACGGCGCTCGACCAGACGCGGATCGATTCGAATGCGGGTACGCTGTCGGTGAACTACTCTTCTTCAGATAGCCAGTTTGCGAGCCTGTTGAGCTCGCCTTTGTTCCAGTCTGTGGTTCGGTGAGAAGCTTAACACCGATCAGTGCGGATGGACGGATTTTGAGAGCTAAACAAAAGAACCCCGATTATGTCGGGGTTTTTTTATTTAGGCGTCAGTTATAGTTCTCTAATTTTTTTCCTGACTGCTTCGGCCCGTTACCTGCTTTCAACCGGGCATGGACAGTGGAATCTACGCAGCGTATACGGGTCTGCTGGCGCGAACACAGGCGCTGGATACCGCGGCGAATAACCTGGCGAACGCCGGGACGAATGGCTTTCGTGCGGAGCGGGACTATTTTCGCAGCGTGCTGACGGACCGGATTACGGAGCAGCCGGCCTCGCAGGTGGGCTCAGCCGTGAATGGCTTTGGCGTGCTTGGCGGTAACAAGCTGGATATGGGTCAGGGGCAGATTGCGCCTACTGGTAATCCGCTTGATCTGGCTCTGAATGGCAATGGCTTCTTTGCGGTCAAGACGGCGCAGGGCGTGCGGTATACGCGGGACGGCTCATTTGGCCGGTCGCCGACAGGGCTGCTACAGACCGGTGCGGGCGAGGCGGTACTGGATGCGAAGCTGCAGCCGATTACGATTCCCTCGGGCGCGGTTCAGGTTTCGCCGGATGGAACAGTTTCGGTGGCTGGCGCTGGTGGGAGCACGATTGCGGGACAGGTGGGCGTGTTCGACTTTGCGAGCAGTGCTTCGCTGATTGCCGAGGGAACGAACCGATTTGCGACGACGGCTGATAATCCGCCGATTTTGGCGGCGGGGACGATTCAGCAGGGAGCGCTTGAAGGTGCCAACAACGATGCGGTGCATGGGTCGATGCAGTTGATCCTCGTGCAGCGGCAGGCGGAGATGATGCAAAAGGCTCTCTCTGCGTTCAATAACGATCTGGATAAGGTAGCGGCGGAAGAGTTGCCGCGGGTTTAGCAAGGGTTTGTGAGTAGTTCAAGATCTCTGGAGGCAGGGCGATGATACGAGCTTTATATACGGCGGCTAGCGGCATGAGTGCGCAGCAGGCGAATCTGGATACGGTGGCGAATAACCTGGCGAACTCGGCGACGACGGGTTTTCGGCAGCGTCGGTTGCAGTTTCAGGACATGATCTACCAGAACCTGATCACACCGGGGTCTCCACAGAGCCAGAACACGGTGTCGGCGGGGCTGCAGATTGGACTGGGTACGCGGACGGCGGCGAGCGAGGTCATTATGACGCAGGGTGACTTCAATCAGACGTCGAACCCGCTCGATCTTGCGATTCAGGGCGCGGGATTTTTCCAGGTGCAGCAGCCGGATGGAACGATCGCCTATACGCGCGACGGCAGCTTTCATCAGAATAATCAGGGTGCGCTGATGACCGCGAATGGCGACCTCTTGCTACCGAATGTCACGATCCCGTCGAATGCGACGGCGGTGACCATCTCGCAGTATGGCGTGGTGTCAGGGACGATTCCGGGGCAGACGAATGCAGCTCAGCTCGGAACCATGCAGCTTGCGACCTTTGTGAATCCGGGTGGGTTGAGCTCGATTGGGAGCAATCTGTTTCAGCCGACGCAGTCCTCGGGTAACGCGATCACGGATCTTCCGGGGGGCACGAGTGGCATGGGCACATTGCAACAGGGATACCTCGAGAATTCCAACGTGGATGTGGTGGGCGAGTTTGTGCAGATGATCCTGGCTCAGCGGGCGTACGAGAGTAATTCGAAGGTGGTGCATGTGGCGGATGACATGTATTCGCAGATCAACGGAATGATTCGCTAGGAGACGTGATGGCTAAGATGCGTTGGCTTGCAGTTGTTGTCGTTGCGGGAGTGCTGGGTGGGTCTGCGGGGTCATCGCGGGCCGCTGCTCTGGATACGGCTAGAGATGCTCCAAGAGGGCTGTGTGCGAGTACACCGGCGGCCGCGTTGGTGGATGCGCGACGGTCCAATGAAGCCTCTGCGACCGGTCTTGCGGAGATGCATGGCTATCGGGTGGAGGCCGTGCGATGGGACCCGCTGCTGCGGCGAGGCTGGGCGGTGATACGAAGCTGTGATCATCTGGACAGGCCGGCGATCACGATTCCTACGGACCTGCCGGTGGTGCATGCGGAGGCTGGTCTCTTTACTGCGGGAGTGAGGGCTTCTGCGGCGTTGCCGATTGTGCGAGCCGGGGACTTGGTGAGGCTTTGGAAGAGTGAACGCTTTGCGCATATCGAGATGATGGGGACCTCCGAGGAGAACGGAGCTATTGGAGCGCGGGTGAGAATTCGGCTGGCTACACCGCGTGATCTGGAGGGGCAGACGAGCGCGCCGCAGTATCTCGCGGGCGTGGTGCGCGGGCCGGCGGATGTGGAGATGGAGCCATGAAGAGGCCGCATGAACTGGAGGAGTCTGACCTGAAGGTCTTCTGGCCGTTTGTCATTGCGTCCGTGACGCTGCTGGCAGTGTTGCTGATTGGAAGCTTTGCGCGAGCACAGTCCGGGCCAGTGGCACCCCAGGCGGGTGCGCCTGCCGTGCAGCCTTCGATGACGCCTGTCGTGAAGACGACGATGGCTCAGAAGATGATGCTGGCACCGAGGCCAAGTGTAGCTTCGAACTCGCTGACGGCGTACCTTGCGAGGGTGCGGATGGAGAGTTCGAATGCGCTGCCTTCGGCTGGAGCAATCTGGACGGATAGTGGGCGGCTGACCCGGATGAATACAGATGTGCGGGCGATGCGTCCGAACGATCTGATCTCGGTGGTGGTGTCGGAGAATCTTGCGGCGTCGACGGATGGGACGGTGAAGAACTCGCGTGCGTCGAATGCGAAATCGCAGATCACGAGCCTGTTTGGACTCCTGAAGGCAAGTAATGCGCTGCAGAATCTTGTAGGCCAGACCTCGACCCAGGCACTGAATGCGCAGGGTGCGAGTGCGACGAATTCCAGCCTGACGACGGTGTTTGGAGGCCAGGTGGTCGACGTGCTGGCGAACGGGACATTGGTGATCGAAGCGCAGCGGCAGGTGGAGTTCTCGCAGCAGACGCAGACGATTGTGCTGCATGGGTTGGTGCGTCCAGAGGATATATCGCAGCAGAACCAGGTGTTGTCGACGGCTATCTCGAGCCTTGAGCTCGAGGTGCGCGGCAAGGGTATTGTGAATGACGCAACCTATCGGCAGAATGCGCTGGTACGGCTGCTGGAACGAATTTTGATCTTCTAACTTCGATCTTCCAGGGACAGGCAATGAGACAGGATGCGATAGCACGGTGGTTGGAGGCAATGGTCCCGGAAGAACGGAGCCTGCGCGCGAAGGTGACGCTGCGGTTGATCCTGCTGGCAGGCGCGCTGGGAATGATCTGCATGCTTCCTGATGCGGCGTTTGCTGAAAACACACCGACCAGCCAGGCGCATCAGGCACGCATCAAGGACATCGCGTCGATCGAGGGGATTCGCGATAACCAGTTGGTCGGTTACGGGATTGTGGTGGGGCTGAACGGGACGGGGGACAGCCAGCAGACGAGCTTCCCGATCCAGACGTTGGCGGCGACGCTGCTGCGTATGGGGGTGAGTGTGCCGGCTTCGTCGATACGGGTGCAGAATCTCGCGGCGGTTTTCATCTCGGCGACGCTGCCACCGTTTGCGCGACCAGGAACGAAGCTGGATATTACAGCGTCTTCTGCTGGCGATGCGCGAAGCCTCGAGGGCGGGCTGCTGCTGATGACACCGCTCTACGGGCCGGATGGAAAGATCTACGCGCAGGCTCAGGGGCCGCTGGTGCTGGGCGGCTATTCGGTGAGCGCGAACGGGAATGTGAAGCAGGTGAACCATCCGACGACGGGACGGGTTCCGGGGGGCGCGATGGTGGAGCGTGGGGTGCCGCTCGATCTGACGGGGCGCAGCGACTTCTCGCTGCTGTTGAACGATGCGGATTTTCGCAGCGCGGAGGCGATGGCACAGGCGGTCAACAAGGAGCTTGGACGCAATGCGGCACATGCTGTGGATAGCCGCAGGATTACGCTGGCGGTGAAGGGCAACGAGGAGATACCGGCGCTGCTGGGGAGGGTGGAGGCGATCGAGGTGCCGTTCTATCCGCGCGCGAAGGTGGTGGTGAACGAGCGGACGGGAACGGTGGTGATCGGTGGGACGGTCGTGCTGCAGGCCGTGTCGATCCTGCATGGTGGGCTGACGGTGAATATCGTGAGCGACTTCGAGGTGTCGCAGCCGAGCGCGTTTGGGAGCGGGACGACGCAGGTGGTGCAGCAGACAAAGATCGAGGCGAAGGATAAGCCGGTCAACCGGATCGAACTGAAGCAGGGAGCTACTGTGGATGACCTGGTGAGGAGTTTGCAGCAGATTGGGGCAACGGCACGCGACGTGATCTCGATCCTGCAGGCGATGAAGTCAGCAGGCGCTCTGGAAGCGGAGATTGAGGTGCTATGAGGATTGAAACTGGGAGTGCGCCCACGCTGCAGCCAGACAAGGATGCGGCGCAGCATACGAAGCTGGTTGATGCGGCACAGCAGTTTGAGGGAATGCTGCTCCAGGAGATGTTGAAGGGGATGCAGGGGAGCAAGGATGGTGAGGACGGGGATGACTCCGGCGGAGGAAGTAACGACACGCTGCGTAGCTTCGGAACCGAGGCAGTGGCGCGGGCGATCGCGAAGGGAGGAGGGGTAGGGATTGCACGACAGGTCGTAGAAAAGGTGACTCTCGAGCATGGCTCTGGTTCCCAAAAGGTAGCGAATTCAAACTAAAGTTTTGGGCGTGGACGCCGATTGATTCAAGTAGGACGGATAAACCTATGAGCATTCATTCAATCAGCAACTCCTTAGTGTCACCCCTCGATCAGCTGAGCCCTAAATCTACTGTGCATGCGGTCTCCGCCGGCGCCCCAGAAACCAGTCCCAACGATGCGGTTAGCGGCAAGGCGAACCGGGTTACCGATCAGGCAAGTCTCAGTTCTGCCAGCACGCTGCTTGCACAGGCTCTGCAGACGCCCGATGTTCGTACGGAGAAGGTGGCGAGTCTGCAGGCATCGATTGCTGCTGGAACGTACCATGTCGATTCCTCAGATGTCGCAGACAGTTTGATTTCGTCGCTGTTGAGCTAGTGATGACGACTCGGCAGGACGGGGCTCAAGCGCTTTCGGACGAGTTGGACCAGGCGTTGACGGCACTGACAAGCTTCGACGTGCAACGACTTGAAGAAGTAGAAGACAGGATTCGGGCGGTTACTGCGGAGCACCTTGCGCATCGCTACGATCTGCTGCCTGAGTTGACCGAGAAGCAGGCAAGGCTCGGAGAGCTGTTGGATGTTACGGCGGCAAATCTGAAGGTGCTGGTGTCGGTACTGAATCTTGAAGGACGAATGGAGACACGATAGCGATGGGTACCCTTACCTCCTTGATGAGCCTCGCGAGCAATGCGCTGCAGGCGGAGCAATCGGCGTTGAACGTGACGTCGAACAATGTGGCGAATCAGAATACGGTGGGTTATACCCGTGAGGTCGTGAACTTCCAGTCGCAAGACACGATCACCATCAATGGTGCGAGTTATGGGGATGGCGTCTCAATAGGCACAGGGGCAACCTCGGTCCGGGATCGAATTTTGGAACAAAGGGTGCAGCAGCAGACCCAGGTTGAGGCGCAGAGCAGTGCGGTAGCTTCGGCGCTGACTGCGGTGCAGAGCGTCTTTCAGTTGACGGCGACGGCCAGCTCCGCGGCGGCGACCACGCTTGGTTCAGCAATCGATTCGTTTTATAACTCGTTCACGGCGCTTTCAGCCAATCCGTCTGATCCGGCGACGCGGCAAAGCGTGCTGAGCGCAGCTTCCGCGCTTTCGAATGCATTCAACGCGGCATCGACACAGCTTTCGAGCACCTCGAACTCGCTCAATGCCGAGGTGACCGCGACGGTAGGTCAGGTCAACTCGCTGACTACAAATATTGCGAGTCTGAACCAGCAGATCTCGCTGCTTGGATCGTCCAGCGACGCTGGCGTTCTGGAAGATCAACGGCAATC
Coding sequences:
- a CDS encoding acyloxyacyl hydrolase is translated as MTKKLRGFGGAAVLALLVMSAASAMGQAVLNPLYSDAGAAAKPIEFGAIVQGGNGLTENRESFHFMSAGVHAGKVLTPNFGPGLLHGNFEYAMELYPFWQSYTPRFQRAKCVAGVAQGSTVCGPLYTVGGTYSGVTVTPIILRWNFSGTRRMAYWAQAAGGVLWTNHKYPAFGSPDLNLGNDGPNTEASVWNFTPQGGVGMHYFVKPRRSIDFGANAVHISSASLGDKNPGVNASVQFTLGYSWWK
- the ftcD gene encoding glutamate formimidoyltransferase — its product is MKPDSIIECVPNFSEGTDRGVVSRIVASMQVEHVHLLDWSLDAAHNRSVVTLAGPPEAVVEAAVRAVGVASKLIDLTQQSGVHPRIGAADVVPFVPVSGLSLAECAMLARQAGLQIWRRYGVPVYFYGAAAARPDRVLLEDVRRGQFEGLREASQKDASRRPDIGGPELHATAGASAVGARSFLIAYNIYLDDADISVARAIAREIRAANGGLHGVKAIGVICEGRAQVSMNITDFRMTPMRVVHAKVQELAHLNGTRTAEGELIGLIPQDAFDPDAAWVKEIPGFHAEAKVLEQKLHQPMDWPVA
- a CDS encoding flagellar hook-basal body protein, producing MDSGIYAAYTGLLARTQALDTAANNLANAGTNGFRAERDYFRSVLTDRITEQPASQVGSAVNGFGVLGGNKLDMGQGQIAPTGNPLDLALNGNGFFAVKTAQGVRYTRDGSFGRSPTGLLQTGAGEAVLDAKLQPITIPSGAVQVSPDGTVSVAGAGGSTIAGQVGVFDFASSASLIAEGTNRFATTADNPPILAAGTIQQGALEGANNDAVHGSMQLILVQRQAEMMQKALSAFNNDLDKVAAEELPRV
- the flgG gene encoding flagellar basal-body rod protein FlgG, with translation MIRALYTAASGMSAQQANLDTVANNLANSATTGFRQRRLQFQDMIYQNLITPGSPQSQNTVSAGLQIGLGTRTAASEVIMTQGDFNQTSNPLDLAIQGAGFFQVQQPDGTIAYTRDGSFHQNNQGALMTANGDLLLPNVTIPSNATAVTISQYGVVSGTIPGQTNAAQLGTMQLATFVNPGGLSSIGSNLFQPTQSSGNAITDLPGGTSGMGTLQQGYLENSNVDVVGEFVQMILAQRAYESNSKVVHVADDMYSQINGMIR
- a CDS encoding flagellar basal body L-ring protein FlgH, with translation MKRPHELEESDLKVFWPFVIASVTLLAVLLIGSFARAQSGPVAPQAGAPAVQPSMTPVVKTTMAQKMMLAPRPSVASNSLTAYLARVRMESSNALPSAGAIWTDSGRLTRMNTDVRAMRPNDLISVVVSENLAASTDGTVKNSRASNAKSQITSLFGLLKASNALQNLVGQTSTQALNAQGASATNSSLTTVFGGQVVDVLANGTLVIEAQRQVEFSQQTQTIVLHGLVRPEDISQQNQVLSTAISSLELEVRGKGIVNDATYRQNALVRLLERILIF
- a CDS encoding flagellar basal body P-ring protein FlgI, translating into MLPDAAFAENTPTSQAHQARIKDIASIEGIRDNQLVGYGIVVGLNGTGDSQQTSFPIQTLAATLLRMGVSVPASSIRVQNLAAVFISATLPPFARPGTKLDITASSAGDARSLEGGLLLMTPLYGPDGKIYAQAQGPLVLGGYSVSANGNVKQVNHPTTGRVPGGAMVERGVPLDLTGRSDFSLLLNDADFRSAEAMAQAVNKELGRNAAHAVDSRRITLAVKGNEEIPALLGRVEAIEVPFYPRAKVVVNERTGTVVIGGTVVLQAVSILHGGLTVNIVSDFEVSQPSAFGSGTTQVVQQTKIEAKDKPVNRIELKQGATVDDLVRSLQQIGATARDVISILQAMKSAGALEAEIEVL
- the flgM gene encoding flagellar biosynthesis anti-sigma factor FlgM; amino-acid sequence: MSIHSISNSLVSPLDQLSPKSTVHAVSAGAPETSPNDAVSGKANRVTDQASLSSASTLLAQALQTPDVRTEKVASLQASIAAGTYHVDSSDVADSLISSLLS